The sequence GCTGCAGTATTGTAGAACTTCAGGATTTGCTATGTATAACAATGATTCCAGTTGATTAAGAAGCTGGACTTTCTGTTTTGTCAGCATCTTGATAAATGTCCATTGTCTTCTTACTGAAGCGTAATAATCCTGATTGTTATACTGAACTTTTTCCGGATGACTTATCAGATACTCAGCAACATTACGTGCACTTTGTTTATCAGTAATTATCCTGTTTAGTGTCGCTTTGCTGTTGTAGCTCACACCAAAAGGATTTATTCGTGCTACAGATAACTGAAGTTTACTCTGGCAAGCGCTAAGAAACTTAAGCCAGTTATTTTCATATCCTCCGGTTGATTCAACTGCTGCAAGGATATTTGAGGCGGGATACTTGGCCAAAAAGCCAGATAGAATTTTGTATAACTTATTGTGTCCGTCAAAGGTATCATCAAGCTGAAAATTATCTTCAACAACTTTTTTATTTTCGTCAAGGATAATAAAATCAGCATATCCTTTGCTGACATCAATACCGAGATAAAAGTTTTGTTGCATAAAAGACCCTTGAATTTAATTGTGTTACAGAAATTTCAGGTAACATCAGTCTTGTAAAATACGGCTTCATTTGAGCCAAGTTATTCCTCGACTTTTACCTGAACGGAAGGAAAAAACTTAGCGACGGGCTCAAAGCCCAAGGCGCAAACCTTCTCTTCCGTCAAGGAAATAAACTTATTCATTATTTCAAAGAACTTTTTATACTTTTAACATACAAGGCGTAGACATCCAAATTATGACTAAGGTTGTGTTTGACTTGAAGCGTAAGATTATATCCTTTAGCTTCGGCGCCTTTTGTATCTTGAAGCCCGCCTTTGAATTCAATCGAATTGATTAACTGCGCGCGGCTGTTTACGGCAAAGAAAAATAGAGCAATTGCGATTAAGTATTTCATAGCTTATCTCCTTTGTTGTGGATGAAGTAGCTATGCCGGCATTTTCCTCCGCGGTTTGATTAAAGGCGGTATAAAATTCGATTCTGATTCCCTCAAATAATTTAGAATTAAAATAGCGTTTTGAAAATATTTAATCAACCGAAAAACGCTTTTCTGAGAGATTTTTCGATTGCGTTTTTGAATGTAGCAAGGTTGACGGGTTTGCGGAATACAAATTCGACGCCCAGTTCTTTATACTGTTCTTCGACCGAAGGATTGATATCGCTGCTTAGAATAATAACCGGCGGTTTGAATTTTAGATCCGAGAGCGTCAATTGTTTAACGAAATCATAGCCGTTCATAACCGGCATATTGTGATCGCTTATTATCAGCGCTGGAGACGCGCTTTTTACAATTTCAATGGCTTCCTTTCCGTTTTCTGCTTCTGTTATGGTATAACCCTCGATTAAATTTCTTATCAGCTTGGAATAGAGTATCCTGTCGGTTTTGATATCGTCGACCAGCAGGATGGTTGTAGAAGAGACGGGCACAGTAAAAATAAATTCCGAGCCTTTGCCGTACTGGCTTTTAACGTGGATATCGCCGCCGTGTTTAAGTATAATTTCTCTTACAAGAGACAAGCCCAATCCGCTTCCTTTTTCGCCCGCCGTGCCGGGCGTTGTAAATTTTGTGTCGACTTTAAATAGTTTCGGAATATCTTCCTCTTTAATTCCGGTACCCGTATCCTTAACCGAGAAGACAACGCTCTTGTTTTTAACGTCCGGCGCAGCGCTGATTGTAATAGCGCCGCCGGTAGGAGTAAATTTAATAGCGTTCGAAACGAGATTGTTTATTGCCTGAAGCAACAAATTTTCGTCGGCATGAATAAATAAATTATCGCTCAATTCCGATTTCAAATCGATTCCTTTTCTGAGAGCGGCGCCTGACAAAATTTGAATAGATTTATCGACCGCTTGTTTTACATTGATTCTGTTCGGTTCGAATTTTATTCTACCGGTTTGTAGACGCGTCCAGTCGAGCAGCGAATTGACCAACTCAAGCATATTCCTGGCGGATTCTTCAATAAAACGGATATATTGGGTCCTTTTCTCTTCGGTCAAATCTTTTTCGTTCAAAAGAAAATCGGTGAAGCCCAGTATGGAACTGAAGGGCGTACGCAGGTCGTGAGAGATAATCGAAATAAAGCGGTCTTTGGTTTCGTTCAATTCTTTCAGTTCAGCCGCCGATCTTTTCAATTCGTCCTGCGCCCGTTTCGACATTGTTATGTCGTTGACTATACCGAAAATCTTAACAATTCTTCCGCTATCGTCTCGTCGTACCGATATTTTATTCTCTATCCAGATAATGTTGCCGAGGCTGTCGATTATTCGGTATTCTAGTTTTTCGTAGTTTTTATCTGAAAATCTATAGAGCCGTTTCAGATTTTCGATAACATTAGCGAGGTCGTCGGGATGAATAATTTTCTTCCAGAGGAACCGGTCTTCCAGAAATTTTTCGGGTTTATAACCCGTTATCTTTTCGATTGCCGGCGTATAAAACACCTGGACCAATTTTCCTCTAATTTTTTCCGCAGTCCAGAAACTCTCGTCGATATTTTCCGTTATACTCCTGTATCTTTCTTCGGAAAGCCGCAAAGCTTCTAGCGCTTTCTTTTGAGGAGTGATATCGCGCAATGACCATACAATAAACTTTTCGCCCTCGGCTTCGTATGACGATACCGAGCTTTCGAGTTCGATCGGAATTTCGTCGGCTTTAATGCCTTTGAATTCGAAGCGAGACGGCGATTCCCTGCCTTCTTCGAGACTCTGAATATTCCTTCCGACTTTTATAATATCGTCAACGTCCACAAAATCGAGCGGGTCTTTCCCGATAATTTCGCTCGCGCTTTTGTAGCCGAACATTTTTACGAAAGCTTCGTTGACGAGGAACAATTTCCTTCTGTTAATAAGAGCGATGCCGTCGTGCGACGCTTCGAAAATCGACCTGATGAGCATCAAATCTTTTTCGGCTTCCTTCAGCATCGAAATGTCCGTAAGAAAAACGTTGTAATAAAGAGGCATTCCCCTGTCGTCGTAAACTGTCGAAAAACTCGCATGGACGTATATTTTCTGGTCGTGCTTTGTAATAAGAGGCAGTTCAATCGTTTCGGTTTTTCTTTCTTCGAGATCGCTCAAACTGAAGCCGTTTGTCATCAGATAATACGGTTCGACCAAATCGACGAAATAGAGCGAACTAATTTCCTGGTCGGTATAACCGAACGATTGCAACATTGCTGGATTGGCGTATTGAATCTTTCCGTTCAAATCGAGAATGCAGATAAATTCCTGAGTATGCGTAACGATTTTTCTGAACCGCTCTTCGGATTTTTTCAGTTCCAGTTCTTTACGGATTCTGAATGTGGAATCGGCGCAGATAAACACAAAATATTCTTTGACACCTTCTTTCAATTTACCGATTCGCAATGTAAAATACTCTGCGTTTTCTTCATCGTCTCCCAGTTTTATGAAATCTTCGACGTACTTGTTTTCGATCAGTTTTTGGGAAATCGAATGAAGATAGTTCCTGTCGATTTTGGAGAACAATCCGGAAACCTCTTTACCGTGTACTTCGCTCCTTTTTAAACCGAATAACCGCGCCGCCGATTCGCTCCAGTAAACGATACGATTAAAATCGTCGGCCAAAAAAACGGCATCGATCATGTTGGAAATAATATACTCGTATTTTCTGAGTTCCTTTATTTCTTCCTGGAGTAATTCTTTTTCTTTCTTGTCGATCTCTTTATTTCTGACGAGCAGCAAAACATTCCCGTTCAACGGGATAAGCGCAATGACCGCAATTTGTTGTTTATCGTCTTTTACATACGGTATTTCAGTCCAGAGCGTGGCGTTCGATTTTTCGAGCTGTTCGAAAAGCTTTTTAAACAAGATGCCGGACAAACGTCCGGGTTTTTCTTCTTTTAGCGTTGCCGAATCGAACAGGAAATTATATCGCCAGCATTCTTTCGACGAATAATTTATGTTGCCTTCCCTGTCGCAAATCAGATAACAATCGCAAATCGATTCGAAAACCTTTTTGTAATTGAGGCTTTCGTTTCCCTCTCCGGAAAATCTGTATTTAATGTCCTCGAGAACAACTATTCCTCCTTCGAATTGGCGTTCGGTATTAACGGGCACGTATTTTATAAGAACCGCCATTCGGTCGCCGGATGCGGTAACCGAAGAGTAGAGCTCCTTTTCAAAGGGTTGATTTTCCTTAAGAAGGGAGAAGATTTCTTTATCTTCGAAGAGTCCTATCTTTTCAATGTTTTCGCCTGTAATATCCGTCGATTCGAGAGGCGCTATGCCTTTGAAGCCGAAAAAAGTTTGATTTACAAAACGGACTTTGAATTCGTTCGAAAAAATCAGTATGCCAACCGGAGCGGCTTCGAACATCGCCCTCAGCTTGAGCATCTTTCCGCCGGAAGTATATTTATCTGCGCTGTAGTCGGTCATATACGTCGCTCATTTACTTACTTCAATTTATAAATTTAAGCCGAGATAATCATGGAGATTCTATTTGAGAACAAGCATTTTACGTATGTCGTTTCCGCCGTCGGTAATTAATGCGTAATAATAGACGCCGCTTGCGAGTTTGCCTCCGGGAACGTAATTGAGTTGATAGAAACCTTCTTTCTGACGCTTATCGACAAGTATTTCGACTTCTCTTCCCGTCAGGTCAAAAATTTTCAATTTCACATTCCCTTCTTTTGCGAGATAGTAACTTATGACAGTAGCGTCATTAAAAGGATTCGGATAGTTCTGATAAAGAAGATTTGCCAGCGGTATTTGACCGGCTTTCGACATAATTTCCGCTTTTGAAGAGAGAGACGCCAAAGCAAGCTGTGTCATTTTTTTGTAGAAATCGTAATTGATTCTCCACATCTGATCCAGAGGCGAATGGTAAAAAGGATTAAAATCGTTCGGCGTGCCTTTGGGCGAATAAAAATCTTCGATCAGCAATACTGCAGGATAGTTTCTGAGCCAGAAAGAATAATGGTCGCTGCGCGTTGTGCCGGGATAAATCAACTCGATGTCAAGATCGATAAGATAGTCGGCGTTTATGGAAATAATTTCATTTACTAGCAAGGACGTCAGCGGTCTTCCGTCGGAATGGAGGTCGGCTTTGAAATCATCGTTTCCGTCCCAGCCGATCATATCGAGATTGATAACCGCAATAATCGAGTCGCCTCTGAGCGCCGCATTGGCGGCATAAAAGTCGCTGCCGTGCAATCCCTGTTCTTCATTGTCCCAGAGAGCATAGACGATCGAATATTTTATATCGTAACCGGATATAATACGAGCGGCTTCGATTACGGCGGCGGTTCCGGAACCGTTGTCGTCCGCCCCGGGAGCCTCTCCTTCCGGAGGCATACTGTCGTAATGAGCGCATATAATTACATAACGGTTCGAACCGGATTTCCCTTTTTGAATTGCAATAATATTTTCGCCGTCTTCTTCGAACTTTTCGACGCTTACGTTCAAACCATAAGAACTCAGTTTTGACGTCAAATATTCTCTTGCATAAACATTCCCTTGACTTTCCTTGTGACGGGATGAAATCCTTTTGTAATTGCCGTTATGATAAAACGAATCGACGCCGGTAAGGACCCTCAGATTTGCTTTCAGACTATCGACACTTACCTTTTGGATTGCGTCGAATATCAGATAATCCGTCTGAGCGTTCGTATAGACCGCGCAAAATACGACAACGAGAAATGTTCTAATATATTTATTCGGCATAAGATTTAACTAAAATCGATTTATAATTTACAAATAATCTTTGAATTATTTGCGCTATATTGATTATTAAATAAGTCTTTATGATTTTAAACTCAGGAAGTACGGATGATAATTCAAAACGACATAACAAAATTGTTCGGCGTCAGATATCCGATAGTCCAGGCGGGAATGGTATGGGTTAGCGGGTGGAAACTGGCGTCGGCGGTCTCGGAAGCGGGCGGTCTCGGACTGATCGGCGCCGGCTCGATGAAACCGGAACTTTTGAGCGAACATATCGACAAGTGCCGGAATGCAACCTCCATGCCGTTTGGAGTAAATATACCGCTGTTGCGAGAAGACGCCGGAGATTTAATTGATACGGTTATCGGGAAAGAAGTAAAGATTGTGTTTACCTCCGCCGGTCATCCGGGAAAATTTATCGATAAATTAAAAAGAAACGATATTGTAGTCGTCCACGTGGTTCCGTCCCTGAAATACGCTCAAAAAGCCGAATCCGCAGGATGCGACGCCGTTGTGGGAGAAGGGATCGAAGCCGGCGGTCACAACGGGAAAGACGAAATAACCACTTTAAGCCTAATCCCTCAGTTAAAAGATTTTCTCGGCATACCCGTAATAGCGGCCGGAGGAATATCAGACGGCAGGTCGATAGCCGCGGCTTTTGCCCTCGGCGCCGACGGCGTTCAAATTGGAACGCGCTTTGCCGCCACCGAAGAATCCTCGGCGCATATCAATTACAAAATGAAATTGGTTGAATCCGTCAACGAGGATTCCCTGCTTATTCTGAGAAAAATCGCCCCGGTTCGCGTTATAAAAAACAGTTTCGCAATGGAAATAAAAGAACTCGAAGATTCGGGCGCCGGCAAAAAAGAACTTTTGGATAAGCTGGGTCGCAAAAGAGAACGGCTCGGAATATTTGATGGCGACGTCGAAAACGGATTGATCGAAGCCGGTCAATCGCTCAATTCAATTAAAGAAATTCTTCCGGCAAGAACAGTTATTGAAAATCTTTTGAAAGAAACTGCCGACGCAATAAAAAATCTGAAGGAAATATTCAATGAATAGCGAACGGAAAACATTGGACTACGTCTATACTTTCAAATTCGAAGACGGATTCGAAAAAGATTTTATCATTCGCCTCGACTCAGAAACTCTCGATATCATAAACAGAGAGCCGGATGAAATTCCGGATTGGGCAGATAATTCCGACTTCCCGTGCAATTCCGAAAAATGCAAAACTAACAATAAAAGTTATTGCCCGATTGCATTTCATCTCGATTCGATAATTAAATTTTTCAGCGACAGAGTTTCTTACGAAAAAGTTTCGATAACAGCCGATATAAACGGTCGTCGTTATTATAAAGAAACCACCATTCAAAATGCCGTAGGCAGTTTAATCGGCATAATAATGCCCGTCAGCGGATGCCCTGTGTTGGGCAAATTAAAACCGTTGGTGAAATATCATTTGCCTTTTTCATCAATTGAAGAAACCGAGTTCCGAGTTTATTCTATGTATCTGTTTGCGCAATATCTGAGGCAGTTAAAAGGATTGACTCCCGACTGGGAAATGAAACGTCTGCATGAATTGTACGCCGAAATTCTCGAAATAAATCGAGTAATTTCGCATAAGATCGCGCAACTCGAAAATCAGGACGCCAGCAGCAATGCGCTCATAGCGCTCGACAATTTTGCGCAGTTTATCAGCTTTAATCTCGAAGACAACGATTTTTCCCGATACGAAAAAATATTCGGCGTCTGGTTCGATTAATACCAGAAGTGAAACTGCAGCACAAAAGCGTT comes from Melioribacter roseus P3M-2 and encodes:
- a CDS encoding PAS domain S-box protein, which produces MTDYSADKYTSGGKMLKLRAMFEAAPVGILIFSNEFKVRFVNQTFFGFKGIAPLESTDITGENIEKIGLFEDKEIFSLLKENQPFEKELYSSVTASGDRMAVLIKYVPVNTERQFEGGIVVLEDIKYRFSGEGNESLNYKKVFESICDCYLICDREGNINYSSKECWRYNFLFDSATLKEEKPGRLSGILFKKLFEQLEKSNATLWTEIPYVKDDKQQIAVIALIPLNGNVLLLVRNKEIDKKEKELLQEEIKELRKYEYIISNMIDAVFLADDFNRIVYWSESAARLFGLKRSEVHGKEVSGLFSKIDRNYLHSISQKLIENKYVEDFIKLGDDEENAEYFTLRIGKLKEGVKEYFVFICADSTFRIRKELELKKSEERFRKIVTHTQEFICILDLNGKIQYANPAMLQSFGYTDQEISSLYFVDLVEPYYLMTNGFSLSDLEERKTETIELPLITKHDQKIYVHASFSTVYDDRGMPLYYNVFLTDISMLKEAEKDLMLIRSIFEASHDGIALINRRKLFLVNEAFVKMFGYKSASEIIGKDPLDFVDVDDIIKVGRNIQSLEEGRESPSRFEFKGIKADEIPIELESSVSSYEAEGEKFIVWSLRDITPQKKALEALRLSEERYRSITENIDESFWTAEKIRGKLVQVFYTPAIEKITGYKPEKFLEDRFLWKKIIHPDDLANVIENLKRLYRFSDKNYEKLEYRIIDSLGNIIWIENKISVRRDDSGRIVKIFGIVNDITMSKRAQDELKRSAAELKELNETKDRFISIISHDLRTPFSSILGFTDFLLNEKDLTEEKRTQYIRFIEESARNMLELVNSLLDWTRLQTGRIKFEPNRINVKQAVDKSIQILSGAALRKGIDLKSELSDNLFIHADENLLLQAINNLVSNAIKFTPTGGAITISAAPDVKNKSVVFSVKDTGTGIKEEDIPKLFKVDTKFTTPGTAGEKGSGLGLSLVREIILKHGGDIHVKSQYGKGSEFIFTVPVSSTTILLVDDIKTDRILYSKLIRNLIEGYTITEAENGKEAIEIVKSASPALIISDHNMPVMNGYDFVKQLTLSDLKFKPPVIILSSDINPSVEEQYKELGVEFVFRKPVNLATFKNAIEKSLRKAFFG
- a CDS encoding M28 family peptidase is translated as MPNKYIRTFLVVVFCAVYTNAQTDYLIFDAIQKVSVDSLKANLRVLTGVDSFYHNGNYKRISSRHKESQGNVYAREYLTSKLSSYGLNVSVEKFEEDGENIIAIQKGKSGSNRYVIICAHYDSMPPEGEAPGADDNGSGTAAVIEAARIISGYDIKYSIVYALWDNEEQGLHGSDFYAANAALRGDSIIAVINLDMIGWDGNDDFKADLHSDGRPLTSLLVNEIISINADYLIDLDIELIYPGTTRSDHYSFWLRNYPAVLLIEDFYSPKGTPNDFNPFYHSPLDQMWRINYDFYKKMTQLALASLSSKAEIMSKAGQIPLANLLYQNYPNPFNDATVISYYLAKEGNVKLKIFDLTGREVEILVDKRQKEGFYQLNYVPGGKLASGVYYYALITDGGNDIRKMLVLK
- a CDS encoding NAD(P)H-dependent flavin oxidoreductase, giving the protein MIIQNDITKLFGVRYPIVQAGMVWVSGWKLASAVSEAGGLGLIGAGSMKPELLSEHIDKCRNATSMPFGVNIPLLREDAGDLIDTVIGKEVKIVFTSAGHPGKFIDKLKRNDIVVVHVVPSLKYAQKAESAGCDAVVGEGIEAGGHNGKDEITTLSLIPQLKDFLGIPVIAAGGISDGRSIAAAFALGADGVQIGTRFAATEESSAHINYKMKLVESVNEDSLLILRKIAPVRVIKNSFAMEIKELEDSGAGKKELLDKLGRKRERLGIFDGDVENGLIEAGQSLNSIKEILPARTVIENLLKETADAIKNLKEIFNE
- a CDS encoding DUF6901 family protein, with the translated sequence MNSERKTLDYVYTFKFEDGFEKDFIIRLDSETLDIINREPDEIPDWADNSDFPCNSEKCKTNNKSYCPIAFHLDSIIKFFSDRVSYEKVSITADINGRRYYKETTIQNAVGSLIGIIMPVSGCPVLGKLKPLVKYHLPFSSIEETEFRVYSMYLFAQYLRQLKGLTPDWEMKRLHELYAEILEINRVISHKIAQLENQDASSNALIALDNFAQFISFNLEDNDFSRYEKIFGVWFD